A single region of the Deinococcus roseus genome encodes:
- a CDS encoding nitrilase-related carbon-nitrogen hydrolase, translated as MARLSERSDVRLLITGMCAGGAVLAYSLPSLFWLGFFALLGFLWLLSRCRTFWWYLLILLVHYAVLTVHSMWGFFLDGTFTPLQSVGVVLLAVLYSAVLAGVLHFTRTLHRNQLVLITSLLYLGELLSELSLSGNYRLPYSLGYLLLDTPLSALYALIGVKASVVAVGFLQQLVQKRHWSAAGVSLAVVATMVTVVNFHLHAPGQKSPVTFTLLQTGLSIPLFQDYTAENAKAQYQALKGLMQETGQSVLLLPETSIPDPVYYRLMQPELQQVLADRTALLGAVYSGPEGVTNAIIKYQGGETQPVYHKRILVPFTETHWLYPGPALPVQNIKGVKLGMAVCMEGVLSEPLREQVQAGAELLFVATNTQARIAYAYQQIGLRARALELRRQIMVASLPGESTWINEKGQVLASAGWHHPQALQLQPHLNQGLTPFARFGQWMALFIVLLGLLMVGFEGYTPSTLSNRAFRKVRE; from the coding sequence ATGGCCAGATTGTCAGAACGTTCTGATGTCCGGCTGCTGATCACCGGAATGTGTGCAGGGGGGGCTGTGCTGGCGTACAGCCTCCCCTCCCTTTTCTGGTTGGGCTTCTTTGCGCTGCTTGGATTCCTGTGGCTGCTCTCCAGATGCCGCACCTTCTGGTGGTATTTGCTGATTCTGCTGGTCCATTATGCCGTTCTGACGGTGCACAGCATGTGGGGTTTCTTTCTGGACGGGACGTTCACCCCGCTGCAGTCGGTGGGAGTGGTGCTGCTGGCCGTGCTGTACAGTGCTGTGCTGGCCGGGGTGCTGCACTTCACCCGGACGCTCCACCGGAACCAGCTGGTGCTGATCACCTCCCTGCTGTACCTGGGGGAACTGCTCTCAGAGCTGTCTCTGAGCGGCAATTACCGCCTGCCGTACAGCCTGGGATATTTGCTGCTGGACACCCCCCTGAGCGCACTGTATGCCCTGATCGGGGTGAAAGCCAGCGTTGTGGCCGTGGGTTTCCTGCAGCAACTGGTGCAGAAACGCCATTGGAGCGCTGCAGGAGTGAGCCTGGCAGTGGTGGCCACCATGGTGACGGTCGTAAACTTCCATCTGCACGCGCCCGGTCAAAAAAGCCCAGTCACCTTCACCCTGCTTCAAACCGGCCTGAGCATCCCCCTCTTCCAGGACTACACTGCAGAAAACGCCAAGGCACAATACCAGGCGCTCAAAGGCCTGATGCAGGAGACAGGCCAGTCGGTGCTGCTCTTGCCGGAGACCAGCATCCCAGATCCTGTCTACTACCGGTTGATGCAGCCCGAACTGCAGCAGGTGCTTGCGGACCGCACGGCCTTGCTGGGCGCAGTGTACTCCGGGCCGGAAGGGGTCACCAATGCCATCATCAAATACCAGGGAGGAGAAACCCAACCGGTGTACCACAAACGCATTCTGGTGCCCTTCACCGAAACCCACTGGCTGTACCCAGGGCCTGCCCTGCCCGTTCAAAACATCAAAGGGGTGAAGCTGGGCATGGCGGTGTGCATGGAAGGGGTGTTGAGTGAACCTCTGCGTGAACAGGTGCAGGCAGGCGCAGAACTGCTTTTCGTGGCCACCAACACCCAGGCCCGAATCGCATACGCATACCAACAGATCGGACTCCGAGCCAGGGCCCTCGAATTGCGCCGACAGATCATGGTGGCTTCCCTGCCAGGAGAAAGCACATGGATCAACGAAAAAGGTCAGGTGCTGGCCTCAGCGGGATGGCATCACCCCCAGGCCTTGCAGCTTCAACCCCATTTGAACCAAGGCCTCACCCCCTTCGCGCGTTTCGGTCAGTGGATGGCCCTTTTCATTGTTCTGTTGGGTCTCCTGATGGTGGGCTTTGAGGGTTACACACCCAGCACCCTCTCCAACAGGGCCTTTCGAAAGGTAAGGGAATGA